In the Arachis ipaensis cultivar K30076 chromosome B04, Araip1.1, whole genome shotgun sequence genome, GGatgatatactttttttttccgtttttcaATTCTTAATACATCAAGTGATCTTTTCAtactttttttaatcttttttttttcttgctgCTCATATTTTCTCTACCTTTCTCTACCTATCTTGTGCCTGAAGCTTCTGCTTCTTCCTTTTCCAATTACAATTCTATCCGGGAAAAGGATGTTATTGTTTGATTTCAGAGAGGTAAACAGTGTAATTTAATCCTTAGATATTAGGGTTAATTTTTAGTACGgattaaaaataaagaatttttatttaaataaaaaatattttttttactaacgATGGGAAGACTCGAACCTATGACCTNNNNNNNNNNNNNNNNNNNNNNNNNNNNNNNNNNNNNNNNatttaaaataataatttttatttcaataactattataatttattaatttaaattttaaaaaaaaaagcccTAGAATGTTGATATTGCAATTTATGTGTTTAAGCTTTAGGGCGTGAACCACACAAAGTGGAAACATATTCTGAAAAGTAGTACAATTTAGTGAGGACAAGCTAAGATCAACCATCCTTGTTGAGCGTGACCTATGCCCCAACTAAATCGTTATGCTCTTATGCCCCCAACTCAAACTTATTAGCATATGCAAAAATAATAGGTACAAAAAAGTTTAGATTGGGATTTTGATTCACTAATTTTTCTCTAACATCAAAGTTAATTTAGATTGTCTGTTGAAAAGAGaccatttattttttcatttaaaaaaaattcttagaAAAAAAAGTTATATAAAAAAATGCTTTTACTAAAGGTTCGCACATAAAGATAGTTagaataaaataacaaataaatttttaaaaaattatattttttgataaattaatccttaaaaaaatatcaaaaaaattttttagaatagTAGATGTAAACATACTGcctttaaattaactaatttttattattagaatAAAAAGTCTTAATTTAAATCTACGATGCATAGACACTGAtacggacacgggacacgacacgataCGGGACACACCGACacgtgaattttaaaatcttacatgacatggggacacgtatacatataaaatataaagtattttttagataaatcgtaatgatattttgatattttattgatattaaaatataaattaaaatttttaattatttttaatgtcttatttaattatatcaagtatttaaaatattttttgttttaataaataataatatatactatatctaaatttattttaaaaatatatgttaagaataagacaggACACATTGAcatgtgatggtatttaggtgtgtccaagtgtATCGTTCAGGTGTGTccgaagaagaattttttattttttattaagacacggtcggacacagcagacacacgtgtcggacgagtgtcggtgagtgtcgtgtccgaaatgtgtccgacacacgGACACGACAATTCAACGAAGTGTTTGTGCTTTATAGATTTAAACTAACTTATCCTAATTTATTATCCTAAAAGATTTTATTGGTACTTTTTTTCTTTAAAGACTAATCTATCCAAAATATAAATCCTCAAAGATTTATTTATTACTTTACCCTATTTTGCATTTAATGATTAGTGAAGGTTTACACATAAAATAGTTCTATCCATCTAATATTACAAATTGGTTCACCAAAATCCCAAAAAATAGATTAAaagcttgtttgggtgagtttctaagaaaagatcttttttcgagttatattttttaaaagatcttatagaaaagtaaaagtaattttatgtttggatatctcatgcaaaaagatctttttatttatcaattttgtttgggtataacaatataaaagtacttttttgtttaggAAAAACTACTATTTGTACCCATGAATTTtgcgaacgctgacaaaagtacccatcaaacaagaaaactaacgTTGTATCCATGAAAGATGGATTCCGTGTGACAATAGTACCCAAACCGTGATTTttcgttgactttttaataaaatttctaaattacccctactatcttcttccccaaattccaaatttcacaaccctcatccttcttcttcctctactgtTGCCAACCACCAAAATTCTAAATTTCACCACCTTGCACAGAATATCTATCATAGTAGTAAATGTGACAACATTAGGGTGCAATCCATGCCAGAGCATTTCAGCATACAACTCGAAAACCCGGATCACATTAGCTACCTTGCCATAACCATCCATGAGAGTCTTATAAGTGTACAAATTAGGCGCCACTCCGGATTCCCTCATCAAACGGAAGACGCCCTCGGCATCTCCCATTCGACCCTCGTTGCAAAGAACACGGATCATAATAGTGTAAACCACATCGGTTGGTTCAATTTTGCGGTGGCGCATTTCATCAAATAGCTTGCGTGTACCAACAGAATCAGCTTGGCTGCAGCAGCACTGCATCAAAATACCGTAGCTCACAACAGTAGGGGAGAATCCACGCGACACCATGTCCCCATAGACCTCCCACAGTGAATCAAATCTGTGGGTGTTGACGAGGGCATGAAGAAGCCCGTTGCAAGCCTTTAAGAGAGGCAAAGAAGAGACGTTTCTATACACCGAAAGAGCTTCTTAGAGATGACCCAATTCGCAGAAAGCGACTATGAGGACGGAAGCGAAGTTGGGTGCTTGGGAGTGGGTGAGCACGTGGAAGACGAAAGATgagggttgtgaaatttggaatttggggaagaagatagaaggggtaattcgggaattttattaaaaagtcaataaAAAATTACGGTTTAAATACTATTGTCACAcgaaacccatctttcatgggtacaacgttaattttcttgttttatgggtacttttgtcagcgttcgcaaaattcatgagtacaaatggtagtttttccttttgtttatttatttcataaaaaacatctttttttttaaggaaaaaagatcttttaaaaaaaatgtaaattacagcttctcaaaaaagatgttttcttgatttttctagtgcttttacttttactattaaaaatttgccaaacacgctaaaaaataaaaaaaaatcttttttcgttGAAAAAAGATCTTATTTTATCAAAGTAATGGCGCCTAAACAAACACTAAGACTTATGTGCTCTTGAAACATATTTAATACATACTAAAAATATATGCAATCACTCNNNNNNNNNNNNNNNNNNNNNNNNNNNNNNNNNNNNNNNNNNNNNNNNNAAAAATAAGTGATTAAACTTGTTCCTCGAATACACATTAAATATCCTCGATGAAAATCAGGCATTTCTCTCATAAATTGGTGGTAACGGAATAGGAAGATGGTTGAAAAAGTATCTGCAGTTTAAATAAAAGATTTGTCATCCTCTCAAATTGGTTTTGAACATAACCATGTGATGCTCGATATAAATGATGAATTAATCTCAATACGTGCTCCCAGGGTGTTCAATCAATCATCATACACCAAAACTGTCAAGACTTATTACTCAGATTCAACAAGCCTAATAACTTATCTACTTCTAATTTTAACTTTCAAAGTCCAATTAAGCTTGCCCTCCGGCAAAGGAATGGACCTTGGTAAACGCAGCGGCACCTCATATTCTCCGAGTGTTGCTAAAGGCACGGGGAGATGCAGGTTTTCAGGTGCAATGTTCACACATAGTTGTCTTGCCACCTAAAATTACCACAGCACTTAAAGAGTGAGTAATAGAGAAAATAAATTGCTATTAAAGAATAAGACTCGTATGGTCCTGAAATTTGGGGTTCGACTGAAACTGATATCCCAAACTTTTGATGACTCAATTTAGTTCCTGTAATTAAACGTTGTAACTCAATTTGATCCTACAATTACTATTCCGTCAGTGCCATCAATTTACATCGCAAACCTATCACCAcctccacctcctcctcctcttcttcattgACGCCGCCATCACCTCTTCCTCCAAATGTGTACAAAGATAAAGAGAGAGGAGGAAGATAGGAAAATACTTCATTTTGGCCTTTAGTCAACCATCACACCACATCATCACGGCTGACACGGCCTTGACCGAATAATGACAAATTGAGTTACAATATTTAATTTCCAGGATTAAATTGAGTCTTTACTCGATATTAAATTTAATTGAGTTTTTACTCGATATTAAATTGACATATATACATGTTTATAATCTCAAagcataaataattaaatttggatGCAGTGCTCTtcattcatcaagttgaaaatAATACAAGAACCCAATACTTAAGCAGATCCTGATTTTCTTTCATAAGAAAATAACTTTTCGATCAATTATGTTTTGCAGCAGAACACTAAAAACTAAAACTTCGAGTTCTTTCAATTATAGAATTAGAATTATGTTTAGTCATGTGATTAGTGTTGCATAGGAAAAGATGGAAGTGATGAGGTTTGATAGGTATCTATATCTACTGCTGGCGTATATATAGTTCAGTATACCATTCTCAAACAGATGAGCAGATGGATGTGGTAATCTATCCAAGCAAGCATGGACTTCTTTCTTAGAAACTATTTATTACTAAGTGTCCACAATTTACTTGAGTTAAGGAAATAAAATAGGTCATAGGTAATAAAGGACGACGGAGCAAAGGAAGGAATTGGATGTCAACAAACTTGCCTGTGTGGCAAGGAGGAGGGAGAAGACGGAAAAAAAAATGGTAAGAAACAAAGATAAGTGATCGGAGAGGTAAGGATGAACAAACCCTCAAACCTCTTCAAGATTTcaatcttttcctatttttcaaTGAAATCAATAGGAATTCTTGCCATAGTATAGAGATAGACTCCATTTTATATAACTTCAATCACACCATCAACGTGATATCACAACGAGGTCTACCTGTTTTGTTCTCAATTGAAAATGACAGGATTTAAATACCTAACCTAACCCAACCCTCTTTTCATGTATTGAAAGAGATGTTGGAGACTGGGTGTACATAATGGTTTTAATATCACATCAAGATGAATAGGTACACAGGAATTCTGCAGCCATTGTAGTTCATACCAAAGACACAGGCAAACAAAAGTGAACCATCACGCAGACCAGGTTGCAAATCATAATGGTAAGAAAGGTATAAATATGCAAAATAAAACAGTCACTAGGCCAAGAATGTTTCTCTTAAAGCATCAATACTAACTGCATTTTGTTTTTGGGGACAAAATAACTGCATTTTTTTGTTAACATGCTATATTcatatttcttatttttcatgtaGCTATCAACATTTAACTAATGCAGAGAAAGCATTACCTCAGCCACAAGAGCATCTTTTGTCACAGGTGAGCGTAACTCCAAAGGGTCATCTTTTGATGCACGAGCCTTTGCTTTTTGAACATCAATTAAACGCCGTAAGACCTATCAGCACATGTGAATCCACATCAAAATGCCATATATCTACATGAAAGATTTAACATGATAGACTATCAAATTATCAAGTAAACGTTTCTAATTTACAACCTTTATGAACTACGCACTTGGGAGTATCATCACAATAACTACTCTAATTTGAAGTTTGAACCAGTAGCACataaaaaaattctcaaaataaTTCCTTTGTAATTCAGttaagctaaaatcaaataaggGGAAAAGCTAAATGATATCCTTAAAAAGAATCGTGGTTTTGGTCCCAAACAGCAGTAAAAAACTTTTTAAGAGTAAACTACAAACCAGCTTAGCTTTATCAAGACGAAGCGCAGCCCTTTCATACTCTTTCATCATATCTTTCTTTGACTCTTTAATTACTACAACattcttttgttcttcttctccttcaattgGCTGACAGATCTGAAGAATGGAAAACGCAACACTAATGATTGTTGAAGGTAGAGAAGGTTCAAAAAAATTGGCAGTATGAGCACGCAATTGTTTACATGCCAAGGTTGGAAGTATAAATTGTTGACAATCTCCACAAGACATGCATTCCCATAAACCCAGATGAAAAGGGAAGGATGCTGATATTTTAACAATGACATCTGACAATATTATCGTCATCCTATTCGAGTAGATAGCAACACAGAGAATTGATAACAATAGGAAAAATAAACACGATGATAAGTGGCATTGACCAAGTAATCACACAGTTGAATAAAGCAAAACTGAGATCAAAATGAAACGGGGTAAAAGCCTTAAAAAAAACCTTGCGCTGCTCGCTTATGAGATGAGCAAACTTGTCAATATTAGGGACAGCAAGGAGCTTTGGCATTAGGTGGTTGCGAAAATATCCTGGGGCGACTTTGACAGTATCACCACCCTTTCCCAGCTTATCTACGTCCTTCGAATAGGAATATAGGATATTGGAAATGTCAGTAAATTGAATTGAATCCACCAAGAAAACAAACATCAGACCCAAGAAAGAAACAATTACAGAGGTGAGGATGACTTGGAGCTTCCTCGTGTATCGAAGTCCTTGAGAAGCATACAAGATTGGATTTACCGCAGCACTATCATAACTAGCATCTCTAAATCTAAGGAGCTGATTAACTCCATGTCTGCCATATCGAAGATAACAACCCATTTAGCAGACACTGCCTTTCTCTCTGTCAAAGCCCTAAACAAATAGCTATTAGTATCAAAACAATAAATTCCATTTCTTCAAAAACAAATTGgatgtttttatttaaattaataacaTATAATATACCGAAATCCGTGGAtattcgcggtgcggtttggatcggttttgagGCAAAAAGTCATCCAATCCAAACACTTATTTTATATGCATAGCTGTTTGGAttgaattgtttttttttttttcagacaaTCCGATCCAATCTAATCCAATTACACGCgttttggattggattggatttgcaattttttaaataaaaaataaaaaattagtgtACAATAATAACGCTGCCTGACATAGTGAATAACTGAATATGCACACAACTAAAGTTCTAAACTTATAATAATCCCATAAAGGCATAAACATTATAAAGTAATCTGCAAATCCAGCAATCCAACATAAtcaccaaaaacaataataatccaACAGAAACAGAATAAAAGGTATAAATCCATTTCTCATATTTAGATCTTTGACATCTAAATACTTTTAATCACCAAAAGTAGAACAAAGCATAGACTTAATCAGGATCAAAGAACCAAACAGAGAAATAAATTTAACACAAATTAACAGAAATTACCAGAACACAgagagaaattaaaagaaagctacAAACCCTAAGAAGAAAGACACGGCGTGACTGAGGGACGAGACGACGAGGACTGCGGCGAGTAGCACGGCGACGTGATTGAGGCGACGAAGACTCGGCGTGACTGAGATGAGAGGAGGACGCGGCGTGACTGAGACGCGACTGAGACGAGAGGAGAACGCGGCGTGACGGTCACGAGAAGCAGACAGCGGCGCACCTCAGAAGCGAACGACGACTTGACTGAGAAGAGGAGGAAACGGCGGCGTTTGCGGTGATTCTTCCTCTGTGCAAGCGCGGGGCGGCGTGTGGTGTTTGTGCGTGCGCAATGGCGGGAGGCAGCCTGTGCGGTGTATCACGGGAGAGAGGAGCGTGAGAGACGCGAGGGAGGAGCACAGAAATGTGGGTGTCTTCTGAGTTGTGATTAAGGAGGAGAGTGACTAAGTGAGAATTAGCTgtgtgcatgggtcgggtgaaaccggTTTGATGTGACTCAGACTTATGGGTTTGATGTGACTCAGATTTAGGGTTGGAAGTGAGTCGAACTGAGccgagctagaccaagctcaagttcgactcacgaaaattgagcttgcctcacggctcgactcattaacaatcgagcttatttcttaggctcaagcttggctcaccaaaagctcacgagttggctcaaataagagaaacatagatacataatctataattttatatcaataaattataacttatatattttaaaaaatatttgaaaagatcaattttatatattgtttatctatcaataaattataatttttttattcatgtcctatattaaaattatatgtaaaaaataaatataaatattaaataattaagattgttataatatatatataatcgagccagctcacgagctaatgagctgagcttatccaagctcaagctcggctcatttaatttatgagttcaatttcaggctcaagcttggctcacgagctcacgagcttagcttatcgagctgttaacgagtcgagctcgagctggctcatgagctggcttgactcacttccagccctactcAGACTCAGTCTAAAATATATACTGAGCTTATTTATTAGATCTAAACTCGGTTTTAGATTCGATGAAACATATACACTTTCGGATCACGATTATATCGGGTAAAAATTGggtgaaaatcgggccgttaacattacattaccttaaTACCATCTTATaaactagcatgtgaaaatattcaaatttttaagactccaaccattatttgacatggtaaaattcacttaaaaaaatataacaagaaccgactcttctctaaaattaaagcataaccataatcaatattaatattgtctaataacaccaaatatttaaatcaatataaaaaacacaatattatgcattagtctaaaatcttatgcattttaaacataaaacattaatttatagtcttataataactaataacacaaaatattaaggtttacaatacttaaattccacataagaatagccatcatccatcactaataacacaaaatattaattgtgtatgatgaccgggccaccaggccgacccgaaataatgaccggctCTATTTTttagacccttacccgaccctagatccggtgaaatcacaccaaaatagccCATAAAGTGTTCGGGGCCGGACGGGT is a window encoding:
- the LOC107639664 gene encoding uncharacterized protein LOC107639664 isoform X2; the encoded protein is MGCYLRYGRHGVNQLLRFRDASYDSAAVNPILYASQGLRYTRKLQVILTSDVDKLGKGGDTVKVAPGYFRNHLMPKLLAVPNIDKFAHLISEQRKVLRRLIDVQKAKARASKDDPLELRSPVTKDALVAEVARQLCVNIAPENLHLPVPLATLGEYEVPLRLPRSIPLPEGKLNWTLKVKIRSR
- the LOC107639664 gene encoding uncharacterized protein LOC107639664 isoform X1 produces the protein MGCYLRYGRHGVNQLLRFRDASYDSAAVNPILYASQGLRYTRKLQVILTSDVDKLGKGGDTVKVAPGYFRNHLMPKLLAVPNIDKFAHLISEQRKICQPIEGEEEQKNVVVIKESKKDMMKEYERAALRLDKAKLVLRRLIDVQKAKARASKDDPLELRSPVTKDALVAEVARQLCVNIAPENLHLPVPLATLGEYEVPLRLPRSIPLPEGKLNWTLKVKIRSR